From one Stieleria sp. JC731 genomic stretch:
- a CDS encoding HTTM domain-containing protein, whose protein sequence is MPQKRASKKHARDYLAEFKALLSLPVDGASLAVFRICFGLVMAWHIGKFLIYTGSLRPLDLYYVNPPWHFTYLGFEWVRPLAEPWLSIHFGVAIIAALLVAAGLFYRTAAATLFLSYGYIFLLEATSYNNHYYLMCLLAFLLIFMPAATRFSIDNLVRSRWRKPQANSEAAATELPSGMIPFWPVFLLRFQLFIVYFYGGIAKINADWLTGEPLFAIGDQLRLTADRMVGLPDSVQTIHFCLLLAWGGLIFDLAIGFLLLWKRTRWLAITLTFLFHLHNHFMFPIGVFPTMAFTATLIFFAPDWPLRLTKRLAGFVWQAKDTLEPAKPASQTLPMQRYAFTLICLFLTWQSVWPLRHHFISGDANWTEEAQDFSWRMMLRSKAAGYLTYRVVDPQLHVVDERGRSQVDWQACSDDVPKAVYTSIDSHLFRWDHHPGLAVTFEPSLGTRVIYNSPNTGQATEESRSTEREKLSKLWRSAFGGEPKIEQTISLAEALQATRQRVREADFAERFGKSSVDAMLALVTELDQMLVARDQIESPSEVSQVALTNRLHQLYQSPLFPDLQPIFSRLHPFLLQGANFTGERFLVLSVPGSKTPLDRSSLLKLSGDAPYVVWIDFSRLRPVDWRGLPESFVTFEDRKLNVMWNHFHELNSHQLEQFTVRPRLIQQYARHIADRWESATGRRPEVRASSYIMLNYHFPRPLVDPQVDLAAVSYVPFKHNPWILPRSSERINVSKIQMPSSGMRR, encoded by the coding sequence ATGCCTCAAAAACGTGCCTCGAAAAAGCATGCTCGTGACTATTTGGCCGAGTTCAAGGCGCTGCTTAGCTTGCCGGTCGACGGCGCTTCTCTAGCGGTATTCCGAATTTGCTTTGGTCTCGTCATGGCGTGGCACATTGGCAAATTCCTGATCTACACCGGTAGCCTACGGCCTCTGGATCTGTACTACGTCAATCCGCCCTGGCATTTCACTTACCTTGGATTCGAATGGGTTCGCCCCTTGGCCGAACCCTGGCTATCGATCCATTTCGGTGTCGCCATCATTGCGGCGTTATTGGTCGCGGCGGGGCTCTTCTACCGGACTGCTGCGGCTACGTTGTTCCTTAGCTACGGCTATATCTTTCTGCTCGAAGCGACCAGTTACAACAATCACTACTACTTGATGTGCTTGTTGGCGTTCCTGCTGATCTTCATGCCAGCGGCGACGCGTTTCTCAATCGATAACTTAGTCCGCTCTCGTTGGCGAAAACCGCAGGCTAATTCCGAAGCCGCTGCCACCGAATTGCCATCGGGAATGATTCCGTTTTGGCCGGTGTTCTTGCTCCGATTCCAACTGTTCATCGTTTACTTCTACGGCGGGATCGCAAAGATCAACGCCGATTGGTTAACCGGGGAACCGTTGTTTGCCATTGGCGATCAACTTCGATTGACCGCGGATCGCATGGTCGGCTTGCCCGACAGCGTGCAGACCATCCATTTTTGTTTGCTATTAGCCTGGGGTGGGCTGATCTTTGATTTGGCGATCGGATTCCTGCTGCTTTGGAAACGGACGCGTTGGCTGGCGATCACGCTGACGTTTCTGTTCCACCTGCACAACCACTTCATGTTTCCCATCGGTGTGTTTCCCACGATGGCGTTCACGGCAACGCTGATCTTTTTTGCACCCGACTGGCCATTGCGACTTACCAAGCGACTTGCAGGCTTTGTGTGGCAAGCAAAGGACACTTTGGAGCCCGCTAAGCCGGCTTCCCAAACACTGCCAATGCAGCGTTACGCGTTTACACTGATCTGTCTGTTCCTAACTTGGCAGAGCGTCTGGCCACTAAGGCACCATTTCATCTCTGGTGACGCAAACTGGACCGAGGAAGCGCAGGATTTCAGTTGGCGAATGATGCTGCGTTCCAAAGCAGCTGGCTACCTAACCTACCGTGTTGTGGATCCTCAGTTGCATGTCGTAGACGAGCGAGGGCGATCCCAGGTGGATTGGCAAGCCTGCTCCGATGATGTCCCCAAAGCGGTTTACACATCGATCGACAGCCACCTTTTTCGGTGGGATCATCATCCGGGACTGGCTGTCACCTTTGAGCCCTCGCTGGGCACACGTGTGATCTACAATTCACCCAACACGGGTCAAGCGACGGAAGAATCGCGGAGTACCGAACGAGAGAAGCTGTCAAAACTCTGGCGATCTGCGTTCGGTGGCGAGCCGAAAATTGAGCAGACGATCTCTCTCGCCGAAGCATTGCAAGCGACTCGTCAACGTGTACGTGAAGCCGACTTTGCGGAGCGTTTTGGCAAATCGTCTGTGGATGCGATGCTCGCATTGGTCACCGAGCTTGACCAGATGCTCGTCGCACGTGACCAGATCGAAAGCCCTTCGGAAGTATCGCAAGTTGCCCTGACAAACCGACTGCATCAACTTTACCAATCGCCGTTGTTCCCCGACCTGCAGCCGATCTTCAGTCGATTGCATCCATTCTTGCTACAAGGTGCCAACTTTACCGGCGAACGGTTTTTGGTGCTGAGCGTCCCAGGGTCGAAGACTCCGCTGGATCGGTCATCATTGCTGAAGCTATCCGGTGACGCACCGTACGTCGTCTGGATCGACTTCTCGCGTTTGAGACCTGTAGATTGGCGAGGTTTGCCAGAGTCCTTCGTGACGTTCGAAGATCGCAAGCTGAACGTGATGTGGAACCATTTCCACGAATTGAACTCTCATCAGTTGGAGCAATTCACAGTTCGGCCGAGACTGATTCAACAATACGCGAGGCACATTGCAGACCGATGGGAATCGGCCACGGGCCGCCGTCCAGAAGTGCGAGCGAGCAGCTACATCATGTTGAACTATCACTTCCCGCGTCCGCTGGTCGATCCTCAAGTCGATCTGGCAGCGGTCAGCTACGTGCCGTTCAAGCACAACCCATGGATCTTGCCGCGATCAAGCGAGCGGATCAACGTCAGCAAAATCCAGATGCCCAGTAGCGGCATGCGGCGGTAA
- a CDS encoding Ig-like domain-containing protein, which yields MKHRNRSRLRRLQIDRLEQRRLLAVYSPSPDVSDGESGSLRAAVIASQSNGEDDTIELTSGIYRLSEDELVIGENLTKLQITGDGSGSTIIVAAEDSRLFDIDFDAEVQLTGVTLVRGTAEEGAQIRTAGKLSVSDVEFSGGSGLLGGSIFNAGLLELDNVSFRYNEAAWGGAVWNHAGAVVDARDVEFHSNRVDASNAGSVASLWDLGIQGDIDTPANDIMYPYVDTIGNPSGAAVFNAGVFSSDQMDVVANTSDSGPVIMNFGVDARFDGNGINAFENDTRVQSVFNNVLGQATITRSAFYHNTGSFGTVINTLGTLDIFATSIFENDILFENSAAGAMMAYSGLTRLENVSIVNNHFNRDVRGKASNSMRSAGLLVNNKDNSLIQMTGVVVEGNQRWASRLANVNGGLTRENRPELVNGAIRGAYQLLGGNRIGANFDLQFSTALPSGSGPSNDIFLATAGPTDGPQDQFQLLESGIYDGIPSSPPAGSSRLIDVLPAIESSVDGDGDGVVAADAGAIEYRPGMVRQSELPSVEDADVSVMEDSGFAVLPVGAGVISGVAARGTVTTDSQGRLLYRPATDYFGLDHVYYKTGNQVTAAISVDVLPTADAPIAHGDSFVVKGLAQDARAKPSFRLYPLHNDSLGPDGGVGLRIVNVTDPQHGSVTRIEHQLQPDYARSGFIDYVPEPGFTGLDTFSYTIANDSGLQATASVTIEVLDPNNLPAYGQMQVRFVDEQSNDIEQVAVGQVFYAEIAAEKTTPLTDRMLEGFVGFSKLGAGIRFQGNDIVPVGAYAANGGTIPGDGLKPEAIAPFTSAPYHSAVVSRNSSTVEAVVQTSTPGGEVSATFYRIPLVANSSGELTAEFDASIAQDFVDGYILGAGTLGSWNRQSLPMSQLRQHASVRPDQMQFVGDSVNVVAESDGESNFPNTNLALPQDVNVDGQVTVLDALVTINTLARIQSQSSNEHSGESPTVQSIYKCDVDKNGIFSPKDALSIINYLARQESLASSSGEGEAIEPEVNEQAASDIFEAHDEVYSQLDSTLGTPEIALF from the coding sequence ATGAAGCATCGTAACCGGTCCCGACTCCGTCGTCTTCAGATTGATCGTTTAGAACAACGCCGACTATTGGCGGTGTATTCTCCATCACCAGATGTGTCCGACGGTGAATCGGGAAGTCTGCGCGCCGCAGTCATCGCGTCGCAGTCCAATGGTGAAGATGACACCATCGAATTGACCAGCGGAATTTACCGATTGTCCGAAGACGAATTGGTCATCGGGGAAAACCTGACGAAGTTGCAAATCACTGGCGACGGTAGTGGTTCGACAATCATTGTTGCCGCAGAGGATTCGCGTCTATTTGATATCGATTTCGATGCCGAGGTTCAATTGACCGGTGTCACACTCGTTCGTGGAACCGCAGAAGAAGGCGCGCAAATACGAACGGCGGGCAAGCTATCAGTTTCCGATGTCGAATTCTCTGGGGGCAGTGGACTACTGGGCGGTTCAATCTTCAACGCCGGCCTTTTGGAATTAGACAATGTAAGTTTTCGATACAACGAAGCGGCTTGGGGTGGCGCGGTCTGGAATCACGCGGGTGCCGTCGTTGATGCGAGGGACGTCGAATTTCATTCAAACCGAGTGGACGCATCAAATGCGGGCAGCGTCGCGAGTCTTTGGGACTTGGGGATTCAGGGGGATATTGACACTCCCGCAAACGACATCATGTACCCGTACGTTGATACGATAGGGAATCCATCGGGCGCAGCCGTCTTCAATGCTGGCGTTTTCTCTTCTGATCAGATGGACGTCGTCGCAAACACCAGCGATTCGGGTCCTGTCATCATGAACTTTGGTGTGGATGCTCGTTTTGACGGAAATGGAATCAACGCGTTTGAAAACGACACGCGGGTTCAATCGGTGTTCAACAATGTTCTTGGCCAAGCAACCATCACTCGATCCGCGTTCTATCACAACACTGGATCGTTTGGGACTGTGATCAATACCTTGGGCACGCTTGACATCTTCGCGACTTCGATTTTCGAGAACGACATTTTGTTCGAAAACTCTGCAGCGGGAGCTATGATGGCTTACTCGGGCCTGACACGACTTGAGAATGTCTCCATCGTTAACAATCACTTCAATCGAGACGTTCGTGGGAAGGCAAGTAATTCGATGCGGTCGGCGGGGCTGCTGGTCAACAATAAAGACAACTCGTTAATCCAAATGACGGGCGTCGTGGTGGAAGGCAATCAGCGTTGGGCAAGTCGGCTTGCGAACGTGAATGGTGGCCTGACTCGCGAGAACCGACCTGAGCTTGTCAACGGTGCGATCCGCGGTGCCTATCAGTTGCTCGGTGGAAATCGAATTGGCGCCAACTTTGACCTTCAATTCAGCACTGCCCTGCCAAGCGGTAGCGGGCCTTCGAACGACATTTTTTTAGCAACTGCAGGTCCAACAGATGGCCCGCAGGATCAATTTCAATTGCTCGAATCAGGAATCTATGATGGGATCCCTTCGAGTCCGCCAGCTGGATCGAGCCGACTGATTGATGTATTGCCAGCGATCGAATCGAGCGTCGATGGTGACGGCGACGGGGTCGTTGCGGCCGACGCGGGAGCGATTGAGTATCGTCCCGGAATGGTTCGCCAGAGCGAGCTACCGAGTGTCGAAGACGCAGACGTTTCGGTGATGGAAGACAGCGGGTTTGCTGTCCTGCCAGTCGGTGCAGGTGTCATCAGTGGTGTCGCCGCACGTGGGACCGTCACCACCGATAGCCAGGGGCGACTACTGTATCGACCGGCTACCGATTATTTTGGTCTAGACCATGTTTACTACAAGACCGGGAACCAAGTCACCGCAGCAATTTCGGTTGACGTGCTACCGACGGCCGACGCACCGATCGCTCATGGCGATTCCTTTGTTGTTAAAGGCTTAGCCCAAGATGCCCGGGCCAAGCCCAGCTTTCGTCTTTACCCGCTACACAACGATTCGCTTGGCCCTGATGGCGGTGTCGGACTGCGAATTGTCAACGTAACCGACCCTCAGCACGGAAGCGTGACTCGAATCGAACATCAATTGCAGCCGGATTATGCGCGGAGCGGTTTTATTGACTATGTTCCAGAACCCGGGTTCACCGGTTTGGATACGTTTTCATATACGATCGCTAACGACTCCGGTTTGCAGGCAACGGCTTCGGTGACCATTGAAGTCCTGGATCCTAATAACTTGCCTGCCTATGGTCAGATGCAAGTGCGATTCGTGGATGAGCAATCAAACGACATCGAACAGGTTGCGGTCGGTCAGGTCTTCTATGCCGAAATCGCGGCAGAGAAAACAACTCCGTTGACCGATCGAATGCTTGAAGGTTTCGTTGGCTTTTCCAAACTCGGCGCGGGTATTCGTTTCCAAGGCAACGACATTGTTCCGGTTGGCGCCTACGCAGCGAACGGCGGAACCATCCCAGGCGACGGTCTGAAACCTGAAGCGATAGCCCCGTTTACTTCCGCTCCCTACCACTCCGCAGTGGTTAGTCGAAACAGTTCGACAGTCGAAGCGGTCGTGCAAACCTCTACACCAGGAGGTGAAGTTTCGGCGACGTTCTATCGCATTCCACTAGTTGCCAACTCATCGGGTGAATTGACAGCTGAGTTTGATGCGAGCATCGCACAGGATTTTGTTGACGGTTACATTTTGGGAGCCGGAACGTTGGGCTCTTGGAATCGCCAATCACTTCCTATGTCACAACTACGTCAACACGCCAGCGTTAGGCCCGATCAGATGCAGTTTGTCGGTGACTCCGTCAACGTGGTTGCAGAAAGCGATGGCGAATCGAATTTCCCGAACACGAATCTAGCCCTTCCGCAGGATGTCAATGTCGACGGACAAGTCACCGTGCTTGATGCATTGGTAACGATCAATACGCTGGCACGAATTCAGTCTCAATCTTCAAACGAACATTCAGGTGAGTCGCCGACGGTACAGAGTATTTACAAATGCGACGTCGACAAAAACGGAATATTTTCGCCCAAAGACGCTCTCAGCATCATCAACTACCTCGCACGCCAAGAATCGTTGGCGAGTTCCAGTGGCGAAGGTGAAGCAATCGAGCCGGAAGTGAACGAGCAGGCAGCGAGCGACATATTCGAGGCCCACGACGAAGTTTATTCGCAATTGGATTCGACACTGGGAACCCCAGAGATCGCCTTGTTCTAA
- a CDS encoding protein kinase domain-containing protein — translation MLDKTVDQIDKTIRRTEFIEGDSFGDFRIERELGRGSMGVVYLATQKSLRRLVAIKVLLPSSAVKPKSIVRFEREVMAASAVDHEHIVPVYDANQIDGIYFFVMRFVDGCSLADPRHRLAFERLSRLDRDKQFAWMFAKVADAIGEAHRIGIVHRDIKPSNLLLDRNEKIWISDFGLARVGLSSDLTASGDLIGTLRYMSPEQASGRIDQIDSSSDVYSLGASIYEVVTGVRIFDEDEGLTLLRKVQSEEPRSVRRVDSAIHRDLATIIERAICPDKATRYATAEELSADLKRFASGLPIHARAVTFTERVNRWATKRASGILLVLMLAITCLLAAIAHNRRLADEQQRTDNAFRLAHKNYREARDAVDRLGAAFATRLAPILGAREIRRDLLMETLSYYERFVADVQNDANISTDVAITRLEIARVLVSLESPEVADAAYAKAIDALQEIAQPSSCELWARAINERAILRSDAGDHLSALKLLRSINASDSDSQLGWFSKALTHNHAALIHFRVGQTAQALHEIRVALGYVNQHADDSANASDRVVLASVMNNLSAILSESGNYTEATQIADRATRVLSTSESDDVPKVHSAIAFSNLATVFGRAGNDVEAIKTFRYSIRMFEDLIDQSPTDPRTCCQFVATLNNFAITLAASDRFREAIAVCQRAQKLIQPMVRDHADHSAVLRSAASVQKNLATLFQEVGDLRQAQRAFDEAERYLSKASVDHFADQSEKQTLSNLFSLQTALSDKNDTDENSLSTIGRAATRTSKATSFPDVPSSDNSP, via the coding sequence ATGCTGGATAAGACGGTCGATCAGATCGATAAAACGATCCGCCGTACTGAGTTTATCGAGGGCGACTCATTTGGTGATTTCCGAATCGAGCGAGAACTCGGCCGGGGATCGATGGGAGTCGTTTACTTGGCGACGCAGAAATCATTGCGCCGACTCGTCGCGATCAAAGTGTTGTTGCCTTCATCGGCTGTGAAGCCAAAATCGATCGTGCGGTTCGAACGTGAAGTGATGGCTGCCTCGGCGGTGGATCATGAACACATCGTTCCTGTCTACGACGCGAACCAAATTGACGGTATCTATTTTTTCGTCATGCGTTTTGTCGACGGCTGTTCGCTCGCGGACCCTCGACATCGTCTTGCTTTTGAACGCTTGTCTAGGCTTGATCGCGATAAGCAGTTCGCGTGGATGTTCGCGAAGGTGGCGGATGCGATCGGCGAAGCGCATCGGATTGGAATCGTTCACCGGGACATCAAGCCGTCAAATCTGCTGTTGGACCGCAATGAGAAGATTTGGATCAGTGACTTTGGACTCGCGCGAGTAGGGTTGTCTAGTGATTTGACGGCGAGTGGTGATTTGATCGGGACTTTGCGATACATGAGTCCCGAGCAAGCTTCCGGCCGGATCGATCAAATTGACAGTTCGAGTGATGTTTATTCGTTGGGCGCGAGCATCTACGAAGTTGTCACGGGGGTTCGCATTTTCGATGAGGATGAAGGCCTGACGTTGCTGCGCAAGGTTCAGTCGGAAGAGCCTCGGTCAGTTCGCCGAGTCGACAGTGCCATTCACCGAGATTTGGCGACCATCATCGAACGTGCCATCTGTCCAGATAAGGCAACCCGCTACGCAACCGCAGAGGAACTGTCTGCCGACTTAAAACGCTTCGCTTCAGGATTGCCGATTCATGCCAGGGCGGTCACTTTCACCGAACGCGTCAATCGGTGGGCGACGAAGCGTGCATCGGGGATTCTGTTGGTTTTGATGCTTGCGATCACCTGTTTATTGGCGGCGATTGCCCACAATCGACGATTAGCGGATGAACAGCAACGAACCGACAACGCGTTCCGACTCGCCCATAAAAACTATCGCGAAGCCAGGGATGCGGTTGACCGATTGGGAGCAGCATTTGCGACGCGTTTGGCACCGATTTTGGGTGCGAGAGAAATTCGCCGTGATCTCCTGATGGAAACGCTCAGCTATTACGAGCGGTTCGTAGCGGACGTTCAGAATGACGCGAACATTTCTACCGATGTCGCAATAACCCGACTCGAAATCGCGCGTGTTCTCGTCAGCTTGGAATCACCCGAGGTCGCCGACGCGGCTTACGCCAAAGCGATCGATGCATTGCAGGAAATCGCACAGCCTTCGTCCTGCGAACTATGGGCACGAGCGATCAACGAACGCGCGATCCTCCGCAGTGACGCCGGTGACCATCTGTCGGCATTGAAGCTACTTCGTTCAATCAACGCGTCAGATTCCGATTCGCAGTTAGGCTGGTTTTCGAAAGCTTTGACACACAATCATGCGGCACTAATCCATTTCCGAGTCGGGCAGACAGCTCAAGCACTTCACGAGATTCGCGTTGCGTTGGGATACGTCAATCAACATGCGGACGATTCGGCCAATGCATCCGATCGCGTTGTGCTGGCGAGTGTGATGAACAACCTTAGTGCGATTCTCAGTGAATCAGGAAACTACACCGAAGCGACGCAGATTGCCGACCGCGCCACTCGTGTGTTGTCGACAAGTGAATCGGACGACGTGCCGAAAGTTCATTCGGCGATCGCGTTTAGCAACCTTGCGACCGTATTCGGCCGAGCGGGTAACGACGTCGAAGCGATCAAGACATTTCGGTATTCGATTCGGATGTTCGAAGACCTCATCGACCAGTCACCGACCGATCCGCGGACATGCTGCCAATTTGTGGCGACACTGAATAACTTTGCGATCACGTTGGCCGCATCCGATCGATTCAGGGAGGCGATCGCTGTTTGCCAACGCGCACAGAAATTGATACAGCCGATGGTTCGCGATCATGCGGATCACTCGGCCGTTCTGCGTTCCGCCGCGAGTGTCCAAAAGAACTTGGCAACATTGTTTCAAGAAGTGGGCGACCTACGCCAAGCCCAACGAGCCTTTGACGAAGCGGAACGCTATTTATCAAAAGCAAGCGTTGACCACTTCGCTGACCAGTCTGAAAAACAAACTCTTTCAAATCTGTTTTCTCTTCAAACAGCCCTGAGCGACAAAAATGATACGGACGAAAACTCGCTTTCGACGATTGGCCGCGCAGCCACTCGAACATCGAAGGCTACTAGCTTCCCTGATGTCCCGTCTTCCGACAATTCGCCTTGA
- a CDS encoding sigma-70 family RNA polymerase sigma factor has product MTIDRARRGSTADLGKLLQRYQNYLYLLAVTQIGTRISRRASASDVVQETMLAAHRDFSQFRGQSQSELAAWLRCILSRNLIREFERHLAAEKRDVRREISFEAIANGMESSCTIAAALIGSRQADPAQILIDHEESVRVADLVAMLPEDYRTIVMLKVFSGLKTNEIADEMSRSPQAIRLLWMRALRQLRSMHEEKIS; this is encoded by the coding sequence TTGACGATTGACCGAGCCCGGCGAGGATCGACGGCCGACCTTGGGAAGTTACTGCAGCGGTATCAGAATTATTTGTACTTGTTAGCTGTGACACAAATTGGCACTCGCATTTCCCGTCGTGCAAGTGCATCAGACGTTGTGCAAGAAACCATGTTGGCGGCTCATCGTGACTTTTCACAATTTCGTGGTCAGTCACAGTCGGAATTGGCCGCTTGGCTAAGGTGTATCCTTTCGAGAAACCTTATCCGTGAGTTCGAACGTCATTTGGCGGCTGAAAAACGCGATGTTCGTCGAGAAATCTCGTTTGAGGCAATTGCCAATGGGATGGAGTCCAGCTGCACGATTGCTGCTGCATTGATTGGGTCACGTCAAGCGGATCCGGCGCAGATTCTCATTGACCACGAAGAATCAGTTCGCGTCGCTGACTTGGTCGCAATGCTTCCGGAAGACTATCGCACGATCGTCATGTTAAAGGTTTTTTCGGGTTTGAAAACGAATGAAATCGCTGACGAAATGAGTCGGTCACCGCAAGCGATCCGTTTACTTTGGATGCGAGCGCTACGCCAATTACGGTCGATGCATGAGGAAAAAATTAGTTGA
- a CDS encoding ATP-dependent helicase, with amino-acid sequence MTVRLSDPQREVVEHPGGPLLVLAGPGAGKTRVLTERIRWLLTSDTSHYRILAVTFTNKAANEMIERLDDVDQASERSFIGTLHSFCAEVLSNRGKSVGVDGTPHIYESLQDRRQLMREVVMQSPRMHQLLREAGDAKKQSKRIDDWLAAISDCKNRLLTPELIEEEDLSLLYLEYDAALRANEALDFDDLLLKTYQLLENRPAVANFFRRQYKYVFVDEAQDLNESQYRVLSALCGPSFQDILMVGDPDQAIFTWNGADPYYLDLFKQEFAATPIRLEENFRSSRSVVRAAQSINESYSVDGQLAIEGLARVTKCTDEEEEAEVVVDTIEDLLNDGHKDVEGELDLSRFAVIGRNRFVLSAIEEELLSRDIPFYKKVASTSYQSESDVVADFELALRVTSNSQDRLHLSSLAKRWGVQCDCNEICFRAKEDGTEGIVMIERMASQSESTSCTAVVEALKQACKTDGRLRLSRGLQSLRSYSSSLEDANRALVCQDLDSWEEHWDVFVRANPPSAQSVSAFLSQLALGATQQPAGEGVALLTVHSAKGLEFDAVFVVSMVEGIFPDYRADDEAMEEEKRNAFVAITRSRRLLYLSWTQSRMMPWGDRKVQRISRFARSVEIGMDA; translated from the coding sequence ATGACTGTCAGACTTAGCGATCCACAAAGAGAAGTTGTTGAGCACCCAGGTGGCCCATTATTGGTGCTCGCTGGACCGGGAGCCGGGAAAACTAGGGTCCTGACGGAACGCATCCGTTGGCTGCTCACATCTGACACATCGCATTATCGAATTCTGGCGGTAACATTCACTAACAAAGCTGCCAACGAGATGATTGAGCGACTAGACGATGTCGACCAAGCGTCGGAGCGGTCTTTCATCGGGACACTGCATAGCTTTTGTGCTGAGGTGCTGTCAAACCGTGGAAAATCGGTCGGAGTTGACGGAACACCGCACATCTATGAGTCGCTGCAAGATCGGCGGCAGCTAATGCGAGAAGTGGTAATGCAATCGCCGAGAATGCATCAACTACTCCGCGAAGCAGGCGACGCTAAGAAACAATCGAAAAGAATAGATGACTGGCTTGCGGCGATCTCTGATTGCAAGAACCGATTGCTCACTCCAGAACTGATAGAAGAAGAAGACTTGAGCCTTTTATACCTCGAGTATGATGCAGCGTTGCGTGCGAATGAAGCGTTGGACTTCGACGACCTACTGCTGAAAACGTACCAGCTTCTTGAGAACCGACCGGCTGTCGCAAACTTTTTCCGACGGCAATACAAATATGTGTTTGTGGATGAAGCTCAAGACTTAAATGAGTCGCAGTATCGAGTTCTAAGTGCATTATGCGGCCCAAGCTTTCAGGACATACTAATGGTTGGTGACCCTGATCAGGCCATCTTCACTTGGAACGGCGCAGACCCCTATTACCTCGACCTATTTAAGCAAGAGTTTGCTGCTACTCCAATTCGACTTGAAGAAAACTTTCGTTCTTCGAGGTCCGTAGTACGAGCAGCCCAGAGCATCAACGAAAGCTACAGCGTCGATGGGCAGCTTGCAATCGAAGGGCTGGCCAGAGTAACTAAATGCACGGATGAGGAAGAAGAGGCTGAGGTTGTTGTTGACACAATTGAGGACTTGCTAAATGACGGCCACAAAGACGTGGAAGGCGAACTCGACCTAAGTCGATTCGCAGTAATAGGACGAAACAGATTCGTACTCTCAGCAATTGAAGAAGAGTTATTATCCCGGGATATTCCGTTCTACAAGAAAGTCGCGTCGACTTCCTACCAAAGTGAGTCTGATGTAGTTGCTGATTTTGAGCTGGCACTTCGTGTGACATCAAATTCTCAGGATAGATTGCATCTTTCCTCGCTCGCGAAGCGATGGGGAGTCCAGTGTGACTGCAACGAGATTTGCTTTCGAGCCAAAGAGGACGGTACAGAGGGCATTGTGATGATTGAGCGTATGGCCTCACAGTCAGAATCGACTTCCTGCACTGCGGTAGTCGAAGCACTCAAGCAGGCATGCAAAACTGACGGTCGACTGCGTCTATCAAGAGGATTACAAAGCCTACGTTCGTATTCATCCTCATTAGAGGACGCAAATCGAGCCTTGGTGTGCCAAGACTTGGATAGCTGGGAAGAACACTGGGATGTATTCGTGAGAGCCAACCCTCCTTCGGCTCAAAGTGTCTCTGCGTTTCTGAGTCAGCTAGCGTTGGGAGCCACCCAGCAACCTGCCGGCGAAGGAGTTGCCCTGCTCACTGTTCACTCGGCAAAAGGACTCGAATTCGACGCAGTTTTTGTCGTTTCGATGGTTGAGGGGATTTTCCCAGACTATAGGGCAGACGACGAAGCAATGGAGGAAGAGAAGCGAAATGCTTTTGTCGCAATCACTCGTTCGCGAAGGCTATTATATCTATCTTGGACTCAGTCTCGTATGATGCCATGGGGCGACCGGAAGGTGCAACGAATCTCTCGATTCGCCCGGTCCGTGGAAATTGGGATGGATGCTTAA